AATGAGCATACTCTGTTACATACAGTAGAGTACCTCTTCATTGCATAATTGCATGGTATCTCACCTGACATGCTTGCCATGGATAAGGGACTGCAGGCATAGGTTGACCATGTTCCAGGATGTTCTGTTGTCATAACGCATGAGGTTGAGGGCCAGGGCCACGTGGGAGTGACAGTTATCACAGCAGAGGTTGTGCTACAAGAGACAGAGGAAGAAGGCTAGTCAGGTCTAACTCTAGGTGTTTTTGTCAATATCGCTACAATGGGCCTTTACAATCATTGTACGAAACATGTACATATAAATACCTTTACCCTTTACAATAGGCCTTTCCTGAAAACATTCAATAGGTCTTTTTTGAAGGTGTTCAATAAACCTTTTTGATGGTGTTCAATAGGCCTGTTTTGAAGATGTTAAATAGGCCTTTTTTGAAGATGTTCAATAGAACCTAGGAAGGAAATATAATTCCACTACTAgaccctcctgtctgtctcattaTGACACTGTCAATGTTCATACCGTCCTGCATTTGTACTCCTCCGATGCATCGTGCACAGCCTTGTCCCAGGCAGCTGAGCCAGTGCCACACACCTTATCAACATCAAGCTTCCAGTACCTGTTAAGAGACAAGCAATGTTGCAAATACCTTACTACATAACTGCAATGCCTGCATGTCAATTTTGAGCACTATATGCCAGGCCTAGCTCCATGCATTGAACGAACAATGCCAACTTACTTTGTTGGTCTTCCAAAGGCCATATTATCTTCCTGAAAGGAAATATGGGAAATGTTGAGGAACTATCACGAAACAGATGGTCCAATAATAACATTAGGCTTATTCGGCTTATGCACATAAAGCTGTAGGCCTACTGTCATAAAGCAAGATCTGCATATACTCACAGACACAAAGTATGATCCAGCGAAGTCTCTTATCACGCCTGCAGAAGTACAGATCCCCATGTGACCAATGAAGGGGAGCAACCACCTGAACAAAACAGAGGTACAGCACTGTATTGGGGGGTCCTAGGAATAAAGAGTGCGCGCATATTATAGGGCATCTAACGGTATGGGCATTTTAATTCCAGCCACATAGTATTTGAAAATTCACTAGTTATAATGCAAGCTACCCTACATGACCATTGATGTTTATCAACATGATCTGTCACGTAAATAGTGTCTCCATTTCAGATTGTGAGCAAAAGAAAACAACCGGAAAAGTGGCTACTCACGACAATATTGGAATAGGTGTCCAAACGATACAATACGGATAACGGCTGTTTTTCCGGTCTATTTTTTCGTATCCCCCGTTATAATTAATCATTATGTCTATTTCATCCGCCATCAGTAATTTTGACAGTGTGGCGCCGGCTATGGCTGCTAAACTAACTGCGTAAAACTGCGTAGGCGCGTATGGCTGCCGCGTTCCAGACCGTCTGCAAAGAAGTCACGCACCAAATCTCACAAAGCCAGCCTGGATATtaattaaaggcccaatgcagccgtttttttatcaatatcaaataatttctgtgtaacaattaagtaccttcgatttccattaaaatgggaaaatagctttttagcaaaaaaaagATTTATCAAAGATCCAatgtgaagaagccggatatggttgtgaggctggttggacatactgccaaattctctaaaacgatgttggaggcagtttatgttAGCGAAATGAACATTCCAGAAgtctgcatgccaattgcatgttcCCTTAAAATTTGAGACatccgtggcattgtgttgtgtgacagaactgcacattttagtggccttttattgtccccagcacaaggtggacctgtgtaatgatcatgctatttaatcagcttcttgatatgccacacctgtcaggtgaatggattatcttggcaaaggagaaatgcaaatttgtgcacaacatttgagataaataatatttttgtgcttacggaaaatgtctgggattatgaaacatggcaccaacactttacatgttgcatttatatttttgttcagtgtatctaGGTCACCCTCATTAGTTTATGTAAGACATGTGTTTCCAACACCCCTCTAACTCCCAACTCTCCTTGGCAGATGATGTATTATGCACATATTAAAAAGTCAGCAAAAGCTGAAACgctaaaatacatttttaaatgacAGGAAAGCTCCACTTTGTTCATCCTGTTGGAGTTGCCCAGATATTCAGGGACCTCAGCTGCATCTTGCCAGGAGCAGAGATACTGAATGGATAGTTGTGGACCTGTGTGTAGCCTAGGAACAGTGTGCAGGTGGAAAACATGACTAATACAATCCAAATCATCATTACCCTGGTTAAATACAGGTCGGAGGTGAAACACAAATTCGAGACAAGTGGTTCAACAATATTAGTCCTCTTTTATTTTTCTCTTGCAGCAAACTGTCATTGGATTTTTCCCaaagaaaaataaacaaataaaacattTCTTAAATTATTTTTTAACAAAGAAATTACACATGGAAGCCTAGTGTTTGAGGACTCCATCCTTAAGTCATCAGTGAGCTGGAGGTTTGCTGGCCGGCCAGAGGACCGAGAGGCTCATTGTCCAAATTTGCCATTTACAATCTCATATAACCTCATAGGCAGAACTCCAACTGCAGCAGAGGACTCATGCTGGGTCCAAAGCTACAGGAAGGGAAAAATCCCTATCCCAATCTTCCCCCCAAAAGGATCTCAAGAAGATATTTTCTGGGGAAAGCTGAAAGTGCTCGTGTGGGGACCCTGATCCCCAAAAGCCACCAAATGGATGGCCTCTATGCCATGCATGAGTGATATTAGGACTGGTGGTATTGCCCTAGGGTAGTGAAATACCCTTCTCTCTCAATCACTTTACCTCTCTCTGTTCAGAGCATCAGTCCAACATAGGTTAACGTTCCCATAATTCCCAGAAAtgctggttggaagattcccgaTTTCATGCTTATTTCATCCGGATCCCGGTAATCtaccaaccgggatttctggaaaaactGGGAATTTTGTGGaaattaccagaattttgcagCCTTAGTACAACAAAGTTCGACAGATTTTCAGACCAATCAACACCTGACTATCAATGAAATCAAACCCCCTAAACTTAACCCCACAACCCTCCTTTAGAATTATCTGTCTCTACATCATTATCAACAAATGACAGAGAAGCAAATGTTGGAGAAAATGTGAGGAGCTACTGCTTCAGTTTGACAGCTTTGTCTTAACCTACATAATAAAAGTAAGAGGGAAACATTTTGCATACCTGTCAATAAAATAGGCATA
The Coregonus clupeaformis isolate EN_2021a unplaced genomic scaffold, ASM2061545v1 scaf0356, whole genome shotgun sequence genome window above contains:
- the LOC121560029 gene encoding transmembrane protein 222 — translated: MADEIDIMINYNGGYEKIDRKNSRYPYCIVWTPIPILSWLLPFIGHMGICTSAGVIRDFAGSYFVSEDNMAFGRPTKYWKLDVDKVCGTGSAAWDKAVHDASEEYKCRTHNLCCDNCHSHVALALNLMRYDNRTSWNMVNLCLQSLIHGKHVSCVAFLKTWLPFLMLTGALVTFILTLNLH